A genomic window from Gossypium hirsutum isolate 1008001.06 chromosome D12, Gossypium_hirsutum_v2.1, whole genome shotgun sequence includes:
- the LOC107946076 gene encoding pectinesterase inhibitor 6, which produces MLMANTNVYLTLLLLLSVLKWVQSTPHSSTNYVQDACSVTQYRALCINTLAPFSTTAKTSPSKWARAGVSITIGETKKVTQYLMKVKNYRTMKGSYKIPLSDCIECLQDAIDQLHGSLGVLRKLNARNFYAQMGDITTWLSAVLTDHETCLDGFENPRGKQAKMVRNRVLRSSYFTSNALALVNKLATSGLDNTVA; this is translated from the coding sequence ATGCTAATGGCAAACACCAATGTTTACCTTACACTTTTGCTTCTCTTAAGCGTCCTAAAATGGGTTCAATCAACACCACACTCATCAACCAACTACGTTCAAGATGCATGCAGTGTAACCCAATACCGTGCCCTTTGCATCAACACACTAGCACCCTTTTCCACCACTGCGAAAACAAGTCCAAGCAAATGGGCACGGGCTGGGGTTTCAATCACCATTGGAGAAACCAAGAAAGTCACTCAATACTTAATGAAAGTGAAGAATTACAGAACGATGAAAGGGAGTTACAAAATCCCACTCTCGGATTGCATCGAGTGTTTACAAGATGCTATCGACCAACTACACGGCTCACTTGGGGTTCTCAGGAAGCTTAATGCCAGAAATTTTTACGCACAAATGGGGGACATAACCACATGGTTGAGTGCAGTTCTTACTGATCACGAAACTTGCTTAGATGGTTTCGAGAATCCGAGAGGAAAACAAGCCAAAATGGTGCGGAATCGGGTTTTGAGGTCCTCGTATTTTACTAGTAATGCATTGGCTTTGGTCAATAAACTTGCAACCTCTGGGTTGGACAATACGGTAGCATGA